The Oryza brachyantha chromosome 7, ObraRS2, whole genome shotgun sequence genomic interval AAAACATACACATTAAtacatagatgaatttaggcaaaaccaaaaagtcttataacatggacagagggagtaatacatatgtttttttattgatattatTGTTCTGCTTCTGCTAGAATTTTCTGTTTTGCTGATTGCCTGTTTTTTCCTTCAGCAACCACTGCAATGGAGCGAAACCACCCTAGTCTCCAATGCAGAGGAGGTTGTCCTTGAACCTGGAGATTACATAGTTGCCATGGATTATCTAATGGAGAAGGAGGCTCTGCTGCTTGGTTCATCAACTGGTTGTATATTGTTGTACAACGTGGATGAGAAAACCACTGAAGTTGTGGGAAGACTGGAGGGCGGTGTCAAGACCATTGCCTCTAGTCCTGATGGGGCCCTTATTTCTGTTACGTCTGGGTTTGGGCAATTACTTGTCATGACAAATGATTGGGAAATGTTGTTCGAGACTTCTCTCAACCCTGATGTAAGTTTTGTATACCAGATCTGACTAAAGATACGATTAAAATGGTCTCCTTCTGAACTTGCTTGTTCCCAGAGTGATCCTGCAGGTGAAATCAACTGTCCCAGTGGTCAGATCCAAAGTTCTGTTTCTTGGAGGGGTGATGGAAAGTTTTTTGCTACGCTTGGTGGGCTTGAAGGGAGCTCTCAGAAACTTACTATCTGGGATCGTGAATCAGGAAATATGCATTCTTCTTCAGATACCAAGGCTTTTATAGGAGCATCACTAGATTGGATGCCAAGTGGAGCCAAGGTTGCCACTGTACATGACCGGAAGGCAGAAGGAAAGTCTCCTCTTGTTGTATTCTATGAAAAGAATGGCTTAGAAAGGAGCCACTTTTCTATTGATGAGCCAGCAGAGGCAGTCATCCAAGCTTTAAAATGGAACTGCAATTCTGAACTCCTAGCTGCTCTAGTTTCTTGTGGCCAGTATGATGCCGTCAAAATATGGTTCTGCAATAACAATCACTGGTACTTGAAACAAGAACTGCGCTATGCAAAGAAAGAAGGGGTGAGGTTCTATTGGGATCAAACAAAACCAATGCATCTTATCTGCTGGACATTAGATGGTCAGGTCATCACGCACAGGTTTGCTTGGACTACCGCTGTCAGTGAGGCTTCTATTGCACTTGTTATTGATGGTTCGAATATCCTTGTGAGTCCTCTCAATTTGGGTCTTATGCCACCCCCAATGTCTTTGTTCCATCTTTCATTTCCTTGTGCTGTGAATGAGGTTTCTTTCCTATCCGATAACTCGAAGAACCACATTGCTGCTTATCTTTCAAATGGAGGTCTGTGTTTGTTGGTACTTCCAGTGGCAGATACTTGGGAAGAGTTTGAAGGCAGCGGGATATCTGTTAACCTTTGCTTTTCTGAGTCAACGCTGAATAACTATATGCACCTGACTTGGATTGATACAGATACCTTGATCGGTATTTGTTGCCACAGTGACTCCTGCTCTTCAACAATCATGAACTCCAGTGGAGTTAGTGGCCTTCCAGAGAAACATAACTCACCATATTTTGTCAATGAGATTGAACTTGTCTGTTCTGAGGATTCTTTGCTAGGTTCAGTCTGCTCATCTGGTTGGCACGCAAGAATATCAAAGAAAATGCCTCTGCAGGCTCCAGTTATTGGAATATCTCGAAATCCAGCAAAAGGAGGTTCAGCCTTTATTCAGTTAAGTGGAGGAAGGATTGTTGAATACTGCTCAAATGTGAATTTGTTTAGAATGTCTTCCCCAATACATGTTAGTGAAGCCAGTTCTGACTATGCTTTTCCAACGTCATGCCCTTGGATGACTGCTGTCCTATGCCATGAAAATGGTATAGTTATGCCACTTCTCGTTGGACTTGATGACAGCAGCAAGTTGCATGTGGGCAAAAGGTTATTGAGCAGCAACTGTAGCAGTTTCACATTCTATTCCAGTGCTTATGGAGCTACTGAGAAGGTTGTGACCCACTTGCTTGTGACTACTAAGCAGGATCTTTTGTTCATTGTGGATATCAATGAGATTTTACTGAGAAACGGTGAGGTGACGATTGATAACCATATCAGGAGTCATCCTCGAggaaagcaaagcaaagagCATATCACTGTATGGGAAAAGGGAGCAAAGCTGATTGGTGTTCTCCATGGTGATGACGCAGCTGTCATAATGCAAACCACCCGTGGTAACTTAGAGTGTATATACCCGAGGAAGCTGGTCCTTGTTTCAATTGTTCAGGCACTGGTTCAGGGACGTTTTAGAGATGCATTAGACATGGTAAGGCGCCATCGGATTGATTTCAATATGATAGTTGACTACTGTGGCTGGAAAGTTTTTGTAAAGTCCGCGGCAGATTTTGTTAAACAAGTCAATAATCTTAGCCACATCAGTGAATTTGTTTGTTCAATAAAGAATGAGAATGTCAGCAGCAAATTGTATGAGACCTACATAACATTTCCTGATCAGTGTGCAACCTCTGTGGCCGATGCTGTAAATTCAGATGGCCTATTGTCAGATAACAAAGTCACATCTGTGCTGATGGCAATTCGAAAAGCCCTTGATGTGCAGATTGAAGAAAGCTCATCAAGAGAACTCTGTATACTGACTACTTTAGCCCGTAGTGAACCTCCGCTGTTGGAGGAAGCACTAAATAGAATAAAAGCCATTCGAGAACTGGAACTTCTTGGGATTGATGATTCCAGGAGAAAGCTTTACCCATCTTCTGAAGAGTCCCTGAAGCACTTGCTTTGGTTGACTGACCCAGAGGCTGTTTTTAATGCTGCTTTGGGACTGTATGATCTGAATCTTACTGCTATAGTAGCTTTGAATTCCCAAAAAGATCCAAAAGAGTTCATTCCTTTTCTCAAGAGTCTTGAATGCCTTCCTCCTGCTATTATGAAGTACACGGTTGATTTAAGACTTGGAAGATATGAAAGTGCTCTTAAGAACATTGTTTCTGCTGGTAATGAGTATCATGAGGACTGTATGAAACTCCTCAATTCTAACCCTCAATTGTTCCCTCTGGGCCTGCAGTTATTTACTGACCCAGATAAAAGGCATCAGATTCTTGAGGCATGGGGTGACCAACTTTCTGAAGAGAAATGCTTTGCGGATGCTGCAATAACTTATCAATGTTGTTCATCATATCACAAGTCTTTGAAGGCATATCGCGCTTGTGGGGATTGGAGAGGTGTATTCACTGTTGCTGGTCTTCTGAAGTacaaaaatgaagaaattatTCAACTAGCCCATGAACTATGTGATGAGTTCCAAGCACTTGGAAAACCAGGGGATGCTGCTAAAATAGCACTGGACTACTGTTCAGATGTTGAAAGAGGTGTTTGTTACTATGTCACGGCAAGAGAATGGGAAGAAGCTCTTCGAGTAGCTTATATGCACAACCGGCAGGATCTGGTTGACAATGTTAGAGATGCAGCTTTGGAATGTGCTGCTTTGCTGATTTCTGAGTATCAAGAAGGATTGCTAAAGGTGGGTAAATATCTGGCTCGTTATGTTGCTGTGCGGCAGAGGAGACTGTCACTAGCAGCCAAGCTCCAGTCAGAAGACCGATTTATGGATGTTGAAGATGACAATATCTCAGAAGTCAGCACTAGCTTCAGCGAAATGAGCGCGTATACCACGAGGTGTGGCATCtgtcatttttatttgcaCATTGTCTCCATTCCACATTTATCTTGTGTCTTTAGTTCATCTACAATTTAGTTCCAATTTCTGCTATTTTTGATACAACTGAAACTTCAATTAATATTTGTTAAACTCGTATGTCATTATAAATGATGTTTGGGCAGGTCAACTAAGGAGTCAAGTGCTTCTGTCATATCTAGTAATGCCAGCAAGTCAAGAGGAGCAAGGCGACAAAAGAAAGGTGGCAAGATACGAGCTGGAAGGTAGGCAACTGTGTTGAGAAATTTTCTGTTCTAGCAAAGCTGAGTGGCTTTTTGAAGGTATTGGTTGTTcatccgtttttttttttctcatcaacTCACCAGCAACTTAATTTGTGCAGCCCTGGGGAGGAGATGGCACTTGTGGAGCATCTTAAAGGAATGTCTCTGACCTCTAGTGCTCTAACTGAGCTTAAAAGCCTACTTGTGGTTCTAATACAACTAGGGAAAGAAGAAACTGCCCGTCTGGTGCAGCTGGCTGGAGATAATTTTGAGCTATCTCAAAGGGCTGCAGTGAAGTTGGCTGAGGATACTGTTTCTAACAATAAGATAGATGAGAATGCACATACACTTGAGCATTACGTGAAAATGGTGAGAGCTCATCAGCCCGCTGATAGTGAAGCCAATTGTTGGCGAATCAAAGCATTGTCACCGCCTAGGATTGGTGTGTAACTGTGTACTCCAATTCACATGGGTGAGTCATTTCTACTTTATTAAGAATAAGCTAGTTACTGGCCAACCCCTTTCttttgaatcttttttttttggtgccgAATGTAGAGTAAATTGACAAGGGCGTTACGGGTTGTGAAAAAACTTTTTCAGGCCTGTTGAGTAGTAAGCAGTAGTCACTGTTGGGATGGAGTGGAACGAGAGGTCGCAAGATTGATTTCGGTGGCATTGTTTCTTGCAGTAGTCAAGGAGTAACTCGGTTATATCTGATCAATTGTAGCCAGTTTCCAAGATATGTATGTGGTCTGGATTATCACGTCATAGTGGTGAAACATTTTTGCTCATTACTCCTTGATAGATCCTGGCTAAAGCTGCTGCTGGGACATGGTTTGCTCATTATGGCTTTTAAGACTAAATGTTGCAGCCGAGGCCACCGGAGCATCTACAGCTTTCGTCTGTGGAACATTTTTGGTCATGTAGTTACTATGTATGGAGTAAAGTTTACATCAGTTTATCTGAAATTTCATTCCCGATTGTGCATCAAATTGGAGCAAAAACGTGCTACATTCACGAGGTTTTACGTCTCTTTTATACCAAATTTGATTCCCGATGTTTTACCGGTAAGATTGTTGGAATTTGTGTTACAAATATTCAGTATCTCATAGTGTAAAATACATCTATACTTCAAAATAAGGCAGCTGTGGTTGTAGTGCATCTGCCATCACACCTActtacattataaatttgGCAAATTAGCTATTAAAGATGGGTAACATATTTTACGGGAaacatagtttatttattttagataatattccctccatttcaaattACAAGACTTTCTGAGTTTTcttagatttatccatatatcatCAATGTATCTATATCATCAATGTATCTGTTTTATATACGCTGTGGAACGGAGagaatattataatatattttctttttatccataGCAGCAAAGagaatattataatatattttctttttatccataGCAGCAAAGTACGCAGCTagttttcttaaaaagtttCATTACGTGAAATTTCGACTCGTCGATCAACAGAACTCCACCCCAGTGTTCGGCGTGATTTCAGCCCATCGGTCTGAGGAATCGAGGCCCATGAGTGATTGGAGTACAGCCCGTTCGTTCTTCGAACTGCAGCCCATGATTTGCGAGATTACGGCCCATCAGAGCGCGTGGTTTCAACCCATACGTCCTTGGAATTCCAGCCCACGAGTACGTGCAATTGTGGCCTCAGAATTCCAGCCCACGAGTTCGTTCTGTTAAATTCGGCCTGTTACAAAGGAAAAGCTTAAAATTCAGCCTGTTAGATGCCGAGCATATCGAATAATTAGGCCCGTTAAGATACCAGCGTATCAAATTTCCGAATTCAGGCCGACTCTTTTGCTCGATGTCCTTTGGAAGGCCCAATTCTGTTATTTGACTGGCCCTAAATAGGCCTTGGATTTTCTAGGATATTAGCAGGCCTAATTCTTTTGATGGGTAGTCCATTAACAGGCCCGGTTTTTTAAGAATTAGTCCTCTAACGGGCcgaattattttatttgcatgGACCTTAACAGGCCGAATTTTTTGATATGCTGGTCCTTTAAAGGGCCGAATTCTTTGATATGGTGGTCCCTTGCGGGCCGAATTATTTTATATGCTGGATTCATACGAGCGGTATTTTTGATCGAGAGCGTTCTATATGAGAAAATTTTGCAGTGGAAAATTCATGGGATATATCCAAATGACGCCGGCTAATGggttaaaacttaaaactcAGCCGAGGAAGGGGCCGAAATTTCGCGCACCAATCGGCACAGGATTATGCGGACCtgaagattaaaaattctCAGCCTGTGGCACTCTACGATAACTGGGTCTTAAAAAGACCTAATTATTCTCTTGCTGGGCCAGATAGCACAGAGATTTACATCTGCAAaactttgaaataaatatacttttgtaAGCATTCGAATAAGGTTCTATAACTAGCACTGGCCTAAGTGacaaaagatatttttaaggcaatccttagtttttttttccttgattcAGGGTataagataataaatttaataaaaaatatgtaatatattcattgatccatatataattctaaatctaataatataaaaggaaTGTATATAACAAAGTACATCctacaaataaatatgaatcATCAATCAGAACCAAACATTCAATCGCACgcaaaaacattaatacacATAAACAGATGCCAGTAATTAACTTTGGTTTAGTGCGTTTGATAGAGCACTTGGCACAACAATACAATAAAATGTTTGAGAATACTAGTAACAAAATCCAAGTATTGTACAGTACAAAATAATTGGCATTAACTATGGCATGAACAAAGGGAATAAAACAGCTGTATTACGCTATTATAAATGTGAGTCCAACATCGCCAAAGGCACTCTCTATTCAAAGTGGTCGTCATCATGAACAATATGAAACTCTCTTCAGCTGTAGGAAACAACATAATCAAATTAGTTGCTATATTCCTCCCCTTATTTGTCCAGGACAGCTACAAGGTGACGTAATATCCACAAGAAGAAAGGCTGCCTCATAAAAGAGTGTAGAAGGCCCCAGTTCTCCTAATAAAATCTGCCGTGTTCATCAATCATCATCGCATACAGGTCCATTTGTTTAATTTCCAAGTATAGCAAAGAGGTTCATCTCTTGGAGAACAATCCTTGAGTTAATGACGAAAAATCATAATCTTTGCCAGATTGAGAGGGCAGGGAAGAAGAGGTAGAAGATGGTGTGCTCTTGTTAGCAGCTGCACTTGCGGCCCCATTTGCTGGGACAGATGGACTAATGTTGTATGCTCTGCACCAGAAAAAAACTCGGGTATGATATGTGATCTCAAGGCACACTTAATTTTCTTAACCAATCAACTAAGGTGCATCATGAGATTCTAACTGCCAAAAACtataaatcaaacaatattGCTTACCCTGGTGTACTAAAATTGAAGTTCCCAGGAGAGAATTCCTGACTGTTGTTTGCGACCTGCCAAGCAGCAAGACATGAAAGATGAACAAACAATGATCACATATCTATACATCTATACAGCTGATCTAAAAGCCCCTACCTTGGTGACACCATTCTGTCCTGCTGCTGGAGTCAACCCAGGGTTCTGATAACCAATATTTGTCCAGGTATGCAAAGGCAAGTTTCCATTGGCGGGATTGGAACCATTACCATTTTGCAGACCGGCATTACCTGGAATCATCTGGGGTGCATTTCCAGCTTTAAGAGCAGCCATTAGTAAAGCTTGCTGCTGAGACAGAAGAGCAAGCTGCTGGGGGGTCATAAAAGCAAGCTGCTGTTGCTGAACAGCATATGGTGAAACCATACTGGTctgcaaaatatatgtattcttcAGATAGACCATAGATgtgctctttttttaaaaaacaaatgacagaGAGCCATTTCACATTAAGCATTAATTAAAGTAGTGCTATCTCTGACCTTCTCGAACAGACTCATGATATCATTCTTCACATTTGCTTGTGGAACAACTGGAGCTGAGGATACTGTCACCGCTGGTGAATCTTTAAACAAGTCCTCTATGCCTGATGTGGACTGGGGCTTACTTTCTACTGGCTTAGCGGAATCCTTTTTGTCTGAGCTAGGTAAAGGTTCTGCAGCTGAGCAATTTGAATACCAATGAGTGAGAAAAACAATGTTACACAGGAACTTAGAATTAAAAACTTTTCCTCCACAATGAAGGAAAccaatacaataaaatactCACATAAATTTTCacgaaaacaaaaataattcctCAAAAGAAATGTTAAGTCATAACATCTTACACTGGAAGCCCTCCCAAGCACTATCATCATTAGAAGATGACTCTGGTTCTTTCTCAGTTGCTCCATCCATTGATAACATGCTGAAGAGATCAGTCGCATAGTCAACCTTAGGAGGTGGTGGAACTGATGGCTTCTCAACTTTTGGTGGTGTCGCATCAACTTTAACTGGTGTTTTGTCAGGTTGAGGAGGTGAAACCTTGGGAACAGGTTTAGTTTTTGGCTGATGCGATGCCTGCTATCAATGCAGTTATACCAGATTAGAACTAATGAAAAAATAGTACACAACAAAATGCAGTGAGCATAAAAACAAAACGAGTAACTGAAGATCTCTGAACTATTTGAAATGCTCAAATAGCCATGTGGATATCGTGCCAGCCTAATGTGGAAAAGACCGCTGCTTATAagattgaattttcaatcatgTAAGCAATATGAAACCATCAGATATCAAGCTACCAAGGCCAAGtgtgaaaaacaaactacatGTTATCATTAGGTCATAACCATGCTGACTTGTGAAACATACATCAAGATGATACACACTATCACATAATAACTCAATTTGCAGTTCGGCAATCTACAATTTGTACACTTAGATGTGAATCAATATGAACTCTTGCATGAGGCATGACGTACACATGAAAACTGACAGATCATACTCCATTTTCAATCAGTTATCAAAGTGGTAGGTAGTAATTAAAACTACTCGTACGTTGATTAATCAGTTTGGCTTCAAAAAAAGAGCACCGATCTCTCTTACATCTGAAGAGACAACTACCAGTGATGACTTGGCAAGTGTCAAGGAATTTAACTATTGATCTGATAACTAGAAGCTTGTCGTAATGCAGAAGGGTATTAACCTGGGTGGGAATCCTAGAAGCTACCGGAGCAATTTTGCTCACTGGCGCTGGTGAAGTACGGTGTTGCTCAAATGAAGATCTTTGATTATGTCCACCCCTGCTAGCACTAGCCTGTGGCTCTGGGCTCTTCTCATCTCTAGCACCAGATGACGGTCTTGACGTCCCATTCCTCGGTATCCACCTCTTGTCCTCGTATCTACatttttaaacatgacttgaTAACATTAGTCCAATGCATTTTTCCAAAGTAAATCCATAAACACCACCACAAGTTAACTGACTTTTCAATTTCACATTTATGAAGTATTGTGCAGTACAAGtagtgaaaaacaaatttataccCCTCTTTTGGGTTGTGTGATTGTTTGGGAGAGGTGACTTGCAGTGGCGTTTATGATTATTCCCAGTTCTataccaggaaaaaaaaagaatcgtACTAGACTTAGGTACTGAATGAACTGGAACTGGAAAGATTCATACTTCGCGCGGATGAAGTTTTCTATCCCAACCCTATCATAGTTAGGGGGCAGCTCTGCTTCCCAGTAGCTATTTGACTTTTCATTCCCCATTGCTGCAAGAAGACAGGAATAGAATCATCATGAATAAATGCTGATATGATGGCAGGTATTCAAAACTTCTGGTCAGGGAGTAACCCATACATTGAATAAATGCAACTTGCTCTGGCAGCCATGTATCCAGGGTAGCAGATCTTACCTGCGTCAGAAAGAAAATGGTTCGTTAGAATAATATAAACTGCATGCTATTGATACAGATAAAAAGTGAGACAACATGAAATAGAGGAAATGTGTCTCAAAGAAACTAAAACATAACAAGCAACTACAGAGCTGCTTCGCATTCTCATTGCagtataaacaaataaattggaTGCTGCACAACACAAAGGAAGTGAAATGCAATCAAATCAAGAGCGCATGAGTTGTCAAAACAAATGGAAAAGAGTAAAGTCCTCCAGCTCTGATGCTTCAGGTCAAGGCTGTTGTAAAATGCATTAGCTATATTGTCACTCTCGGGAATTAGGTTTGGGCACATGATGACCGTTCCACTGGGTAGAAATTTATGTTACAGTTATATCAACTTATGTTAAGATCCTTAGCATGCAATGAACTGAAAATAACCagcattatataaattgaaaaaaaaaaacactgacTGAACTAGCAAGTTTTCATGAAAAGTTGATTACCAAAGCTGAGTATTTAAGCCAGACTTGTCAGAAcatttatgaaaaaagaaatgttATGGGGATACTGtgttggaaaagaaacagtTAAGGTTGTGCACATAATTCACCAACCTTAGATATATGTACCCCGAGGCTTCTATGAATTCCAGAACACTGCATGCATATAAAGATCCCAAGGTTTACACTTGCCCAGCGAGGACCCCTGCAATATGGGGACATAATTAGTTAACAAGAATTGCAGTTGCACATGCAAGTGTCTACCTACACTTTTAATATCACATGCTCAAAAATGGAATCTACAGGCAACATTCAACACAGTAAGATTAGCCAACTATGGCAAAGATAATTAGAATAACAGGTTTCCACTTCCAGGAAAGATTATTCACATTTGAGTGCAAATGTGCAAAGAGCCAGTGATGAAGCAATCAGAggtataaatattaaatggcTGCTCCTAGATTAATAGAGCTcctttaactataaatttgctCCCAAATGCATAACATAAGCCATGTCAAATAGAAACATTcagaggaaaagaaaggacTATAACAATTGTAACATAATTAACACATAGACATATGTTTGGCATATTCAAGTCTGTCATGAATCGGAATGTAccataacaaaagaaaaaggctaGGTCATCAGGTGAAAGTACTCATAGCTTATGATAGCCCATAAACTTGTCTAATGCATCAATACTTCAATAATCATCTCtttgaggggaaaaaaatcataggatCACTCACTTTGACTTGCAGTCTGCACATTCTCTGTTCTCAGGCAGCCGCAGGAGGCCTTCTAATATCTGCAAATTAATTATGAGAATGGACGATTATAAACACGATAAACAAGATAGGGTACTTTATGAACAACACCTGATATTGTTGAAGGTGGGTcatgaaaaaaagtcaaaagggGTAACAATTTGTTGTAGCAACACAGATAGCTACTAGATCGATTGTACAGttgaataataaaataatttcgaGAATTGTTTCCTTTCTATTGCTACGATTCAGACGTAATCTGTTACAGAAGGATCCTTACTAGAAAGATACAATCAAAATTGCAAATGATGATTTCAAGCACATCGTACAAATTCAC includes:
- the LOC102703320 gene encoding ADP-ribosylation factor GTPase-activating protein AGD5 isoform X1 → MNEKASVSKELNAKHKKILEGLLRLPENRECADCKSKGPRWASVNLGIFICMQCSGIHRSLGVHISKVRSATLDTWLPEQVAFIQSMGNEKSNSYWEAELPPNYDRVGIENFIRAKYEDKRWIPRNGTSRPSSGARDEKSPEPQASASRGGHNQRSSFEQHRTSPAPVSKIAPVASRIPTQQASHQPKTKPVPKVSPPQPDKTPVKVDATPPKVEKPSVPPPPKVDYATDLFSMLSMDGATEKEPESSSNDDSAWEGFQSAEPLPSSDKKDSAKPVESKPQSTSGIEDLFKDSPAVTVSSAPVVPQANVKNDIMSLFEKTSMVSPYAVQQQQLAFMTPQQLALLSQQQALLMAALKAGNAPQMIPGNAGLQNGNGSNPANGNLPLHTWTNIGYQNPGLTPAAGQNGVTKVANNSQEFSPGNFNFSTPGAYNISPSVPANGAASAAANKSTPSSTSSSLPSQSGKDYDFSSLTQGLFSKR
- the LOC102703320 gene encoding ADP-ribosylation factor GTPase-activating protein AGD5 isoform X2 translates to MNEKASVSKELNAKHKKILEGLLRLPENRECADCKSKGPRWASVNLGIFICMQCSGIHRSLGVHISKVRSATLDTWLPEQVAFIQSMGNEKSNSYWEAELPPNYDRVGIENFIRAKYEDKRWIPRNGTSRPSSGARDEKSPEPQASASRGGHNQRSSFEQHRTSPAPVSKIAPVASRIPTQASHQPKTKPVPKVSPPQPDKTPVKVDATPPKVEKPSVPPPPKVDYATDLFSMLSMDGATEKEPESSSNDDSAWEGFQSAEPLPSSDKKDSAKPVESKPQSTSGIEDLFKDSPAVTVSSAPVVPQANVKNDIMSLFEKTSMVSPYAVQQQQLAFMTPQQLALLSQQQALLMAALKAGNAPQMIPGNAGLQNGNGSNPANGNLPLHTWTNIGYQNPGLTPAAGQNGVTKVANNSQEFSPGNFNFSTPGAYNISPSVPANGAASAAANKSTPSSTSSSLPSQSGKDYDFSSLTQGLFSKR
- the LOC102703048 gene encoding elongator complex protein 1 isoform X2 — protein: MIGKCCSRLLSTLIDPAGEINCPSGQIQSSVSWRGDGKFFATLGGLEGSSQKLTIWDRESGNMHSSSDTKAFIGASLDWMPSGAKVATVHDRKAEGKSPLVVFYEKNGLERSHFSIDEPAEAVIQALKWNCNSELLAALVSCGQYDAVKIWFCNNNHWYLKQELRYAKKEGVRFYWDQTKPMHLICWTLDGQVITHRFAWTTAVSEASIALVIDGSNILVSPLNLGLMPPPMSLFHLSFPCAVNEVSFLSDNSKNHIAAYLSNGGLCLLVLPVADTWEEFEGSGISVNLCFSESTLNNYMHLTWIDTDTLIGICCHSDSCSSTIMNSSGVSGLPEKHNSPYFVNEIELVCSEDSLLGSVCSSGWHARISKKMPLQAPVIGISRNPAKGGSAFIQLSGGRIVEYCSNVNLFRMSSPIHVSEASSDYAFPTSCPWMTAVLCHENGIVMPLLVGLDDSSKLHVGKRLLSSNCSSFTFYSSAYGATEKVVTHLLVTTKQDLLFIVDINEILLRNGEVTIDNHIRSHPRGKQSKEHITVWEKGAKLIGVLHGDDAAVIMQTTRGNLECIYPRKLVLVSIVQALVQGRFRDALDMVRRHRIDFNMIVDYCGWKVFVKSAADFVKQVNNLSHISEFVCSIKNENVSSKLYETYITFPDQCATSVADAVNSDGLLSDNKVTSVLMAIRKALDVQIEESSSRELCILTTLARSEPPLLEEALNRIKAIRELELLGIDDSRRKLYPSSEESLKHLLWLTDPEAVFNAALGLYDLNLTAIVALNSQKDPKEFIPFLKSLECLPPAIMKYTVDLRLGRYESALKNIVSAGNEYHEDCMKLLNSNPQLFPLGLQLFTDPDKRHQILEAWGDQLSEEKCFADAAITYQCCSSYHKSLKAYRACGDWRGVFTVAGLLKYKNEEIIQLAHELCDEFQALGKPGDAAKIALDYCSDVERGVCYYVTAREWEEALRVAYMHNRQDLVDNVRDAALECAALLISEYQEGLLKVGKYLARYVAVRQRRLSLAAKLQSEDRFMDVEDDNISEVSTSFSEMSAYTTRSTKESSASVISSNASKSRGARRQKKGGKIRAGSPGEEMALVEHLKGMSLTSSALTELKSLLVVLIQLGKEETARLVQLAGDNFELSQRAAVKLAEDTVSNNKIDENAHTLEHYVKMVRAHQPADSEANCWRIKALSPPRIGV
- the LOC102703048 gene encoding elongator complex protein 1 isoform X1, translated to MKNLKVVTRVVQKLQLQLDGETVVVSAVDAERRRAFFVSSENFLYSVDLPAPTQQPLQWSETTLVSNAEEVVLEPGDYIVAMDYLMEKEALLLGSSTGCILLYNVDEKTTEVVGRLEGGVKTIASSPDGALISVTSGFGQLLVMTNDWEMLFETSLNPDSDPAGEINCPSGQIQSSVSWRGDGKFFATLGGLEGSSQKLTIWDRESGNMHSSSDTKAFIGASLDWMPSGAKVATVHDRKAEGKSPLVVFYEKNGLERSHFSIDEPAEAVIQALKWNCNSELLAALVSCGQYDAVKIWFCNNNHWYLKQELRYAKKEGVRFYWDQTKPMHLICWTLDGQVITHRFAWTTAVSEASIALVIDGSNILVSPLNLGLMPPPMSLFHLSFPCAVNEVSFLSDNSKNHIAAYLSNGGLCLLVLPVADTWEEFEGSGISVNLCFSESTLNNYMHLTWIDTDTLIGICCHSDSCSSTIMNSSGVSGLPEKHNSPYFVNEIELVCSEDSLLGSVCSSGWHARISKKMPLQAPVIGISRNPAKGGSAFIQLSGGRIVEYCSNVNLFRMSSPIHVSEASSDYAFPTSCPWMTAVLCHENGIVMPLLVGLDDSSKLHVGKRLLSSNCSSFTFYSSAYGATEKVVTHLLVTTKQDLLFIVDINEILLRNGEVTIDNHIRSHPRGKQSKEHITVWEKGAKLIGVLHGDDAAVIMQTTRGNLECIYPRKLVLVSIVQALVQGRFRDALDMVRRHRIDFNMIVDYCGWKVFVKSAADFVKQVNNLSHISEFVCSIKNENVSSKLYETYITFPDQCATSVADAVNSDGLLSDNKVTSVLMAIRKALDVQIEESSSRELCILTTLARSEPPLLEEALNRIKAIRELELLGIDDSRRKLYPSSEESLKHLLWLTDPEAVFNAALGLYDLNLTAIVALNSQKDPKEFIPFLKSLECLPPAIMKYTVDLRLGRYESALKNIVSAGNEYHEDCMKLLNSNPQLFPLGLQLFTDPDKRHQILEAWGDQLSEEKCFADAAITYQCCSSYHKSLKAYRACGDWRGVFTVAGLLKYKNEEIIQLAHELCDEFQALGKPGDAAKIALDYCSDVERGVCYYVTAREWEEALRVAYMHNRQDLVDNVRDAALECAALLISEYQEGLLKVGKYLARYVAVRQRRLSLAAKLQSEDRFMDVEDDNISEVSTSFSEMSAYTTRSTKESSASVISSNASKSRGARRQKKGGKIRAGSPGEEMALVEHLKGMSLTSSALTELKSLLVVLIQLGKEETARLVQLAGDNFELSQRAAVKLAEDTVSNNKIDENAHTLEHYVKMVRAHQPADSEANCWRIKALSPPRIGV